In Brachypodium distachyon strain Bd21 chromosome 2, Brachypodium_distachyon_v3.0, whole genome shotgun sequence, one genomic interval encodes:
- the LOC100831034 gene encoding NAC domain-containing protein 90 has translation MGELPPGYRFYPTEEELVRFYLRHKLDGGHRARDIERVIPVADVCSLDPWQLPEAHRGVGGGEPWFYFCARQDREARGGRPSRTTPSGYWKAAGTPGLVYSVQLNGHPIGTKKTMVFYTGRAPAGTKTKWKMNEYRALDHDVGAAAAAPAAPNPFALHPRSEFTLCRLYTKSGCPRQFDRRPCTGAAAGSSAEDPMSSSFAALGNEEDEVGRGQKRKRQAAPNDGASSSSAACFMQQRQTHGGADEEEELADYMIDWAEFLDWI, from the exons ATGGGCGAGCTGCCTCCTGGGTACCGGTTCTAcccgacggaggaggagctggtgcGCTTCTACCTCCGGCACAAGCTCGACGGCGGCCACCGCGCCCGCGACATCGAGCGCGTCATCCCCGTCGCCGACGTTTGCTCCCTCGACCCTTGGCAGCTCCCAG AGGCGCACCGGGGCGTGGGGGGCGGGGAGCCGTGGTTCTACTTCTGCGCGCGGCAGGACcgggaggcgcgcggcgggagGCCCAGCCGCACGACGCCGTCGGGGTACTGGAAGGCGGCGGGCACCCCGGGCCTGGTCTACTCAGTCCAACTCAACGGCCACCCCATCGGGACCAAGAAGACCATGGTCTTCTACACCGGACGCGCCCCGGCCGGCACCAAGACCAAGTGGAAGATGAACGAGTACAGGGCTCTCGACCACGACGTCGGTGCCGCCGCAGCTGCTCCGGCGGCACCCAACCCTTTCGCTCTCCAC CCGAGGAGCGAATTCACCTTGTGCCGGCTGTACACCAAGTCGGGGTGCCCGCGGCAGTTCGACCGCCGGCCGTGCACTGGCGCCGCGGCAGGCAGCAGCGCCGAGGACCCGATGTCGTCGTCGTTTGCCGCGTTGGGGAACGAGGAAGATGAAGTGGGAAGGGGTCAGAAGAGAAAAAGGCAGGCGGCGCCCAACGACGGCGCATCGTcgagcagcgccgcctgcTTCATGCAGCAGCGGCAGACGCATGGAGGCgccgatgaggaggaggagctcgccgaCTACATGATCGACTGGGCAGAGTTTTTGGACTGGATTTGA